From Pseudothermotoga thermarum DSM 5069, a single genomic window includes:
- a CDS encoding redox-sensing transcriptional repressor Rex, which produces MQEIPKPTIRRLAVYYRCLERLEQKNVEKVSSKELSKMLKIKDSQVRKDLSYFGTFGRRGVGYNVKELKEKIKEILGLNKQWSVIILGAGNIGKAIARYKQIEKDNFKVVAVFDVDKRKIGTQITPELTVRSLDELDEFVKKNKPEIAVLAVPADAANPLAERLEKLGIKGIICFAPVTLTCSIPVEYVDITVFFKTLVHFISRGIQ; this is translated from the coding sequence TTGCAGGAAATTCCAAAACCAACGATACGAAGACTAGCTGTTTACTATCGATGTTTGGAAAGACTGGAACAAAAGAACGTTGAGAAAGTTTCGTCAAAAGAATTGTCAAAAATGTTGAAAATAAAAGATTCACAGGTTAGGAAGGACCTTTCTTATTTTGGAACTTTTGGACGTCGTGGTGTTGGATACAACGTCAAAGAACTTAAGGAAAAAATCAAGGAAATACTTGGTTTGAACAAACAGTGGTCGGTGATAATCCTTGGGGCTGGAAACATCGGAAAGGCCATAGCAAGGTACAAGCAAATTGAAAAAGACAATTTCAAAGTTGTGGCAGTCTTTGATGTTGACAAAAGAAAGATAGGTACTCAAATCACACCAGAGTTAACTGTTAGAAGTTTGGATGAACTTGACGAATTTGTCAAAAAGAACAAGCCTGAAATAGCGGTTTTAGCCGTTCCAGCCGATGCCGCCAATCCACTTGCAGAACGTTTGGAAAAACTTGGTATAAAGGGTATAATATGTTTTGCTCCGGTTACGTTGACCTGTTCTATACCCGTTGAGTACGTGGACATAACCGTCTTTTTCAAGACCTTGGTCCACTTCATTTCCCGTGGTATACAATAG